A region of the Desulfovibrio sp. Huiquan2017 genome:
CGCCTTTGGGGACGTGCTTTTTCGGCGCGGGTTTTCCGGCCTCGGACTTGGCTTCGGTCCTGGCCGGGGGCTTGGCCTCCTCGGACTTGGCCGGGGCCATGGCGGGCGTCTTGGTGGCGGGGGGCTCGGCTTCGGGCTTCAGGGCCGGTGCACCGCCTTCGGGCCGGATCGCCGGGGCGGGCGTGGCTTCGGCGTCGCCGATTTTGAGTTCGGCTCCCGCGGCTTCGGTCCAGCTCAACTCGAAGGCGATCTTCTGTTTGTCGCTCTTGGCCTTGGCCTCCACCTTGATGGACACCTGGGCCGAAGGCTTCATGACCACGCGCTCCTCGCCGCTCTCCACCACGATGGTGCCGGACTTGAAGCTTTTGGCCAGGTCCTCGATGTAGGACACGGCGTCTTGATATTCCAGGACCTTCTTGACGCTGATCTTTTGCTTTTCCACGTTCACAACCTCCTTTCGGTTGGCCGTCAGCAAAGCGACAGCAAAAATTCGCTCAGGACCCGTCCGTCGATGTACGGGGCGCTTTGCGCCGTGACGAGTGGTCCGTCCATCACCGTGAATTCGCGCTCCTCAAGGCGTTTCTTGTCGATGCCGCCGGGGTATCGGCCGTGTTTCGAATCCACCAGGACGTAGCCCAGGACCTCGCCGCCCGCATCGGTCCCGGCGTCGGCCCGCAGGCGGCGGCAGAGCGCGTCCGCCCGGTCGGCCACGGACATGCCGGGCGTCTCGGGATCGACGCCCGTGGACGGGACGAAGACTTTGGGGCAGGTGTTGGCGGCCACGGCCCGGCCCACGCCGTCGGCCAGCAGGTTGGCCATCACGCTGGAATAGAAGCTGCCCGGCGGGTAGCAGATCAGGTCCGCCTTGCCGATCCACTCCCGGACCTTGTTGCGGATGGGGGCGCGGACCGGATCCCGGGCCTCCAGGGAGGAAGTCAGCCAGATGTCCTCCACGGGCGAGGCGAGCGGGGCGGATTCCTTGCCGGTGATCAGGTGCTGGCCCACGACGGTCCGGCCGTCGCGCAGTCGCACGGCCAGGTGCAGGTCCTTGTTCACGGTCGGGCGGACCACGCCGCAGACCTGGACCAGCTTGGAGAAGAGATAGATGACCGGGTCGAGTTGGCGGCGGTTGGACAGGTACCCGGCGGTCAGGACCAGGTTGCCGACGGACGCGCCCCGGAGGTCGAAGGCCTCGGGCATGCGCTCCATGAATTCGTAAAAATGATTGCGGATGAGTTTGCGCATGGGGTCCGGGATGCGCCGGACCAGGGGATGCACTCCGGCGGCCATGGCGTCCAGCTCGCCGCGCAGGGCGTCGCGTTCCGCGTCTTTGGGCAGTCGATGGGTGAAGAGATTGTAGATTTCGGGGTTGCCCTTCACGGACTGGTCGGCCAGGGCCATGAGCCGGTTGCGGATGTCGCCCACGGCGGGCATGGCGAAGGCCTTGCGGATGATCGCCGAACTGCCGCCCGAGTCGAAGGGGGTGATCAGATGGATGGAGTTGTGGGTATAGCGGATGAGTTCCCGGGAGGTGTCGCGCAAGGCCGTGCCGCCGCTGAAAAAGAGCACGGACGGACCGAGCTCGGGGGCCCGCCTGAACTGCTCAAGCTTGCGGGGGTCGGGGATGGTGACGTCCCTGGTGACTCGAATGCGCATCGTCCGCTCCGTCAGTCGGCCGGAAGACGGCCGGTTTTCATGTAGTGCAAGCATACCTCGGATGCCCGGTCGAAGTCCACGCCTCCGGCGATTTCGATGAGATCGGCCCCGGCCAGCAGGTCGGCGTAGGCGTCCTCGTCCGGGTCGCCCCGGCGGGCCGGGTCGTCGGGCAGGTAGAAGAGCCCGGTGGACTTCATGAACGCGGGCAGGAGATCCCGGCGTTCGTGCGGGTCCGCCATGCCGGCGCGCAGGGGGGTGTCGTCCCGCGTCCAGTTGAGAATGATCAGGGCGTTCATGGGGCAGCGCAGTTCGAAACGTCCCGGCCCGTAACATTCGTCGATAAGGGCGTCGTATTTGTGCTCCAGCCCCCACAGTTCGTCCTTGGGTAGGGACAGGAATCGCCCGCGCAGTTCCGGCTCCACGACGCAGTGCAGGTCCGGGTTGTTCAGGGCCGTGCCCGGGTTGATACGCGGCTGCTTGGCCACCCCGTACATGGTCAGCCCCTCGCCGTCCCGCTCGACCATGACCCGGTCGTTGGAGATGAACGTCGCCCCCTTGCTCATGAGGTGCAGGGCGAGCGTGGATTTGCCCGCGCCCGAGAACCCGGCCAGCGAGATGCCGCGTTTGCCCGAACGCACTCCGGCGGCGTGGCCCAGGAATCCTCCCTGGTTGAGCTTCCATTCGATGAACCGGTTGTTGACGAAGTTGATGACCTGATTGACGTTCTCCCGGCACGGCCCCACGGCCACGTTCTCGCCCTGCCCGAAGAGGAAGAGCATGCCGGTCAGCCGCTTTTTGACCATCCGGCCGTCGGGCAGGTCTATCCATTCCTCTTTGATCCTGGTCTTGCCGGGGTCGGGTTGCTTGACGTTGAAGGCGAGGTCCGATTCCGGGGCCGGGGTTTGGTGGGCCGAAAGGGTGATCTGCGGCTCGCCCTCCCCGGTGAGGAATTCCTTGAAATAGTCGGCCAGGGCGTCGTTCAGCGCGTCCGTGGAACTGTTTACCCGGATGCGGCAGCCGCCGAGGTTAAGGAAAAGCGTGCGGGCGGCCGGGCAGGCCGTCTTCACGGCGCTGGCCAATTCCCGGCGGGTTGTACCGGTCAGCTTCATTTGAGTTTCTCCATGACGTAGTCCGCGTAGCGCGCGGCGGCGTCGATGCCGCTGGTCTCCTGAATGCCCCGGAAGCCGCCGAACACGGAGACTTCGAAGACATAGGGGCCTTCGTCGGTGATGGCCACGTCCACGCAGGTGAAGTCGAGGTTGAAGTCCGCCTGGGCCCGGCGGGCCAGTTCGATGATCTCGGGCGCGGGCTCGTAGGGCCGGTACTTGCCGCCCGAGGCCGTGGTGGTGTTCCAGGCCCCGTTGGTCTTGCACCTGGCGTAGGTGGTCAGGTACTCGCCGCCGAGGAAGGCTATGCCCAGGTCCAGGTCGCCCAATTCGATGGTCTTCTGGATGTACAGGATGGGGTGCTCGGCCTTGTATTCCTCGATGGCCGCCCGGGCGTCGGGCCCGTTTTGCAGCACGAACATGCCGCGCGCCTTGGAGGTGTACAACGGCTTGAACACGGCCTCGCCGTAGTTCTCCAGGGCCACCATGGCCTGGTCCACGGACTCGGTGACGGTCGTGGGCGGCATGGGGATATCCTTGAGCTGAAGCGAGATGGTGCAGGACAGCCGGTCCAGGGCGCGCAGGATGGAGTAGGGCGAGCTGAATATGCTGAGTCCCCGTTCGTGCAGATAGCGCAGGACCTCCAGCCGGTCCAGGAGGTCCGGGGAGTAGCGCGCACCGATCTTCTTGATGATCAGGGCATCGAAATCGTTGAGCGTATGCCCGTTGTAGAAGGCCCGGCCCGAGGGCAGGTCCAGGCGCACGTTCGCCATGTCGATGAGCACGCGCTCGCCGCCGGTCCTTTCGGCCACGGCGTCCGCCAGTTTTTCGGAGGACCAGCCGCCCTCGATGCCAATGACTCCTATCTTCACGAAACGGCTCCTTGCCTAATAGTAGAGGATGTCCTCGGGCAGGGTGAATCGCTTCCAGTCCCCGCCCCGGTAGTGATGGATTTTTTCCAGCAGGAACATGGACCGGTTGTACATCTCCTTGGCGAACTTGAAGTTCAGCTCGAACCGGGTGGAGGTGTAGAAGCTGCGCGCCAGGGCGAAGGCCAGCCGGGCCTCGACCGTGGGGTCGTCATGCCGCCCGGCGAATCCCCGGATGAATCCGAGGAATTGCCGGATGACCGCGTTGATGCGCGCGCGATGTTCCGTGTCGAACAGGGGCACGCGGAAGTTGGAGACCAGGAAGACCGAAGCGTCCTGGACGTAGTCGAAGTCCCGCGAGCGGTACAGGTCGATGTAGTGGATCTGCTGCGCCTCATGGTTGTAGACCACGTTGTTGATGTTGAAATCGCCGTGGATGAAGACCGAGAAGGGGGCCTCCATCTCGTCCTCGATGTCCGCGCAGGCCGACAGCAGGGATTCGCTGGACGGCACTTCTGCAGCACCCAGACACTTTGGGGCGCGCCAGAATTCGGGGTGGGTCTGGAGCACGCCTTCCAGCCGGGACTGGATCTGCCGGATGTAATTGGTCTTGACCGGCAGCTCGACCATGGTTTTCGACCAGGTTTCGAGCACGGTATTTTCCAGGATGAACAGTGCGTTGCGCACCAGTTCGTCGTCGCCGGACAGGATGACCTCGTCCAGGGTGCAGCCGTTCAGGAATTCCACCAGCATGGACCCCTTGTCCGCTTCCTCGTGGAAGCCGTAGATATCGGCCACCAGATTCGGAAAGAGCTGCTTCCAGCGCTGGATGGACTCCCGTTCCTTGCGGATCTTTTCCAGGTTGCCTTCCTTGTAGATGGAACCCTGCTTCTTCTCTTCCGGGGTCAGGTCGGCCTCGCGCGATTCCACCTTGCCGATGCGGCAGCCCGAGCGGGTGCCCCAGATGGCGCTGAAGTCGATGTCCGAGAAGGAATCGCTGAATCCGGACTTGGTCAGGGTTTGCTGCAACGCCTCGAACTGCTCGATCTTGATGCGCTCGCCGAGCAGGGAGAAGATGACCGCCTCGCCGATGTTCAGCAGGGCGTCGCCCACCCGCTCGAAATAGCGGAAGATGAACAGCACCGTGACCAGTGATTGCGCGTCGCGGCCCATGCCCATCTCGTTCATGACCCGGTCGAAGCGGACCTTGTACACGTCGTCGAGCATGGGCTCGGCCTTGCAGATGTACAGGGCCTTGGACATGTCCTCGCCGTGATAGGCGTCGAGGATGGCCCCGAGCCGGGAGAGCATGATCTCGAAGACCTCGGTGTAGTCGTACCGCTGCACGAAGGACTGGTCGTCGAGATATTGCATCTGCTTGACGATGTTGACGAAATAATCGGCGATCTTTTCGAGATTAACGCAGATGACCTGGATGGCGCGGATCTTGTTGAGGGCCCGCTTGTCCAGGGTCTGGTCCGCGTGGATGCGCGAGTAGCACTTGTTCTCGATGATCGTCTTGAGGTTGTCGATGTAGTCGTCGCGCGAAGTGATCTTGGCGTATCGCTTGCGCGAAGGGGCATCCATGAACTTTTGCGTGGAGCGGGCCTGGTTTTCCACCTCGTAGACGATGAACTTGAAGTTCTCGTCCAGTCCTTCAAATGTGATCATGGGGTTAGCGGACCTTGAGGAAGACGTCTTCCGGGGATTGGGCGGCGGGAGCGTCCTTCCAGGATACCTTGATGGAGATCTTGTTCTCCGTTCCCTTTTTCCTGGCCTTGATCGTGAAGTTGAGCAGCCCCTCCGGTTCGAGGTGGATCTCGTTGCCGTTGGTGGACAGGTTGATGGAGCGTTTCTCGAACCCTTCGATCAGGGATTCGAGGAAGTCCTTGATAGACCCGCAGTCCTGGAGCGAATCGAATACGAATTTTTCTTCTGCCATGGGTGTCCTCGCCTGCCTATCCCGCCAGGCGGGCTTTGTACTCCTCGATCACCGAGCGTCTGGAGATGTTGTTGACAATGAGTTGCTTGCGGATGCGCAGGTCGTCCCAGGCGGGCTGAAAGCCGATCTCGCGGGCCGCCTTTTCCGGGTTCTGCTGATCCTCCGGCTTGGTTTTCTCGCCCATGTGGCAGTCGTCGCCCATGAAGATGAGCTTGTCCCGGCCGCCGTTGCGCCGTCCGTTCTGTTCGTTGACCACGGAGATCAGGAATTCCGTGTATTCCTGCGACTGTGGGTTCCAGACTTCGATGCCGTCCACATCGTAGTCGCGCAGCAGGATGGGCCAGAACTGTTCGGGATGTGGGATGACTATGCAGCCGCCGAGCCCCCGGACCTCCTCGATGATCTCGCTGGCCCGGTAGAAGAAGGACAGGTCGAACCCCTCCTTCACCAGGTGCTTGACCGCTTTGAGATAGGCCTGGACCCGGTCTGTGGCGATATCGCCGAGTTCTCCGCGCATGGCATCGAACCAGTTGCGCAACAGCTTGTTCTTGATCGACAGGCGCGGAACCCCGGTCCAATGCGCGTCCAGCAGCCGTTCCACCTTGGCGACGTTGATGCGGACGAAATCGATAAGTTCACGGTCCGCGCCGGTGGCCCGGGCCGCCCGCTCGATGCGCGCCGTGTCGGGCTTGGTGATGGTGTGCATGAATTCGAAGAGCTGGCCCGAGCGGTATTTGAAGGTGTGGGCCAACATCGACTTGAGCACGCCCGCGTCCTTGACCCGCTCGTCGGCGAAGTGCAGCAGGAGTTGAACCTTGCGGTTGAAGCCGGAGGAGAAGCAGTCCACCTCCACCCCGGTGTAGCCGTCCCAACTCATGAGTTGGTTGTGCTGGGTGGGAATGAGCAATTCGTCCGCGCGGTTGGGGAACATGGCGTCCACCCGGGCGCGGATGTGCTCCATGGGCACGAATTCCGGATGCCAGTGGGTGGCCAGCAGGACGTCCTGGCGCGCGTGTACGGTGGACGGCGTGACCACCTGCGACACCTGCCACGGGGCGAGGTCCGTGGAGACCACGGTGAAGAACCGTTTTTCGTCGGCCTCGGTGATCTCCGCGTCGGCTTCCATGGGGAAGGTCCGGCAGTCGCAGGCCTCGGGGTCGGTCTTGATCAGTTTCATGGGCAGGATCCGGGGTCGGGTGTTTCAATCGTATTTGGCGTGGCAGCGGCTCTTTTCGTGGACCAGTTTGTCCACGGCCGCGTGCATCCCGGCCAGGTCGCCGGAGTCATAGGCGGCCTTGAACTCCGCGCATACGCTCGTGAAGCTCTCGTAATATTCGTCCCCGTAGCCGGGGTAGGTGACCATGAGGGCCGCGTCGGCCAGGAAGGCGTCCACGGCCTCCCGGGGCGGGACGGCGCCGTCGTGGACCATCTTGACCAGTATCTTGAAGCTTCCGCGCATGCGTTTCTTGAGATCCTTGTACTTGGGCTTGGCCGTTCCGCCGTCCCCGTCTTCGGGCGCACACGGTCCGGCCGACTTGAATTTGGCCTTCAGGCTGATCTGTCCGTACTCGTTTTTCACGCTGATCTTGATCTTGCGGAAATCGTCCACGCAGGCGAACTCGTCGCGGCCGCCGTTTTCCACGGCGTCGGCCAGTTGGCGAAAGAAGGCCGCCAGCTCTTCGGCGGTGAGATATTTGCCGATGGTCATGTCGTTGCTCATGGGGAACTCCCGTTGGAAGTGATTGGTGCGACCTTACCGGGAAAAGGACTTGCAATACAATGCGCGTTGCAGAATCGTCACAATTATTCACACGGCGGCGTTGCCCGGCCGTTCGCGTCCGCCCGGGATCGTTTTCATTTTCCCGGAATGCTGTTATCCCGGCCATAAGAGCCGGAGGTTTTCATGTTACGCCACCTGACCCGTTTTGTCCTGGCCGCAGTGCTTCTTTTCCATTCCATCGCGGCCTTCGCCTTCGACGTGACCCTGCTGCACGTCAACGATTCCCACTCCTACCTGGACGCCACTTCCGAGACCATCGCCCCCCGGGGCGTGGCCGCTTATGTCCGCATGGGCGGTTGGGCCCGCCTCGGCCAGGCCGTCAAGGCGGTCCGCGCCGAAAGGCCGAACGTCCTCCTGCTCCACGCGGGCGATGCCGTGCAGGGTGGTCTCTATTTTCTGAAATTCAACGGCAGACCCGAAATGGAACTCCTGGACCGGCTGGGGTTCGACGCTTTTGAACTGGGCAACCATGAGTTCGACCGGGGCGCGTCCTTCCTGGCCGGGATGCTTGCCCATACCAAGGTTCCGGTGCTCTGCGCCAACCTGCACGCCTCGGACGAGCCCGCCCTGGCCGCCCGGGTCAAGCCCTACGTCATCGTGGAAAAGGGCGGCGAGCGCATCGGGATCATCGGCCTGCTCACCCCGGAGGCCACGGTTATTTCCAGCCCCGGCGACGTGGAGTTCGCCGATGAGACCCACATGGCCATCCTGCTTGCGCGCGAACTCCAGGCGCGCGGCGTGAACAAGATAGTGCTCCTGACCCACGTGGGCTTTAACGAGGACAGGCGTCTGGCCGCGACCGTCCCCGGCGTGGACGTCATCGTTGGCGGCCATTCCCACACGCTGCTCGGCAGCCCCGACGGCGTCGGCGCCCTGGGCCTTCACCCCGCGGCCGCCTATCCCACGGTGGTCAAGGGCGCGGACGGCGGCGACGTGTACGTGGTCACCGCCTGGAAATGGGGGCGCATGCTCGGCCGTCTGGATTTGACCTTCGACGACGCGGGCCACATCACCCATGCCGAGGCCCGACCCACCCTCATCCTGGGCGACACCTTCAAGCATCGGAACGACGCCGGGCTGAAGGTCGAACTCAAGGGTGCGGAGCGCGACGACCTGCTGGCTCTTGTCGCGGCCGACCCCGAGGCCGCCGTGGTGCCTGCCGATCCGGCCATCCGCAAGTTTCTCGGGCCGTTCAGCCAGGGCGTGGAGGCCATGCGCACGGAGGTTATCGGCGAGGCCGTCCTGCCTCTGCCGCACATCCGCGTGCCCGGCACCACCGACACCGGCGAGTCCCTGCCGCGCGGCAGCCTCATCGCCCCCCTGGTCTGCCGGGCCATGCTCAGCCGGCTTGAAGCCACCGGACGGCCCGCCGACATCGCCCTGCTCAACGCGGGCGGTGTGCGCGAATCCGTGGAGCAGGGGCCCATCACCGTGGGCGCGGCCTATACCCTGTTGCCGTTCAACAACAGTCTGGTGCTGCTCGAACTGACCGGCGCGCAGATTCACCGGGCCCTGGAAGTCGGAGTGGACCGTGGCGGCGGGGCCTTTCCCTATGTGGGGGCCGCCCGCTACACCGCCGACATGCGCCGCCCCGAGGGGGCCCGGGTCCTGGCCGTGGACATCCTGGACCACGCCGGCAATTGGGTTCCGCTCGCTCCGGACCGCACCTACCGCGTGGTCACCAACAATTATCTCGCCTCGGGCGGCGACGGCTACGACGTTCTCAAGTCCGCCGCGTCGCGCTGCGATACCGGGTTCGTCGATGCCCAGGCCTTCATCCGCTACGTCGAGCGCCAACGCATGCTCAAACCCTTGCCCATCAGCGGCGTGACCTACATCCCGGCCAGATAGAACGGCTGTCCGGGGCGCTCTCCGCCCAGAGTCGGCAGGGCGCGGGTTACGCGGGAAGCTGGAGGGACGCGGTCAGCGATGGCAGGCGGTCAACAATGCTCCCATTGCCGCGTTCCGGCGCTCTTGAACAGGGCGTCCATCGTATGCTGGTTGGCGAAGGTGTCCATGAGCGAGATCGGCACGGGCCGGTCTTCAAGGACGGCTTCGGCAAAGGCCTCGGCCTGGAGGGTGTACTGGTCGCAAGGGGCGAAGGTGACGGTCCGGACGCCGTCGTTCCCCTGCAACAGGATTTCCGTGGGCGCGTCCGGGGGGGCGTTGAACGGAATGAGAATCTCGATGCGTCCGGCTTCGCCCAGGACGTTGACCCGTTGATAGGGGGCCAGTTGAGTGGAGCAGGTGAAGGTGGACAGCCTGCCGCCGAAGTCGAGCATGCCGGAGAAGGTCCGGTCGGTGCCGAATTCGGGGTCCGTGTCCATCCAGCCGAGCACGCGCCCGGGTTGGGCGTTGAACAGGAGGCGGGACAGGGAGACCTGATAGCAGCCGATGTCCATGAGCCCGCCGCCGCCCATGTCCGCCTTGTTGCGGATGTTGGCGGGATC
Encoded here:
- a CDS encoding GAK system ATP-grasp enzyme gives rise to the protein MKIGVIGIEGGWSSEKLADAVAERTGGERVLIDMANVRLDLPSGRAFYNGHTLNDFDALIIKKIGARYSPDLLDRLEVLRYLHERGLSIFSSPYSILRALDRLSCTISLQLKDIPMPPTTVTESVDQAMVALENYGEAVFKPLYTSKARGMFVLQNGPDARAAIEEYKAEHPILYIQKTIELGDLDLGIAFLGGEYLTTYARCKTNGAWNTTTASGGKYRPYEPAPEIIELARRAQADFNLDFTCVDVAITDEGPYVFEVSVFGGFRGIQETSGIDAAARYADYVMEKLK
- a CDS encoding GAK system XXXCH domain-containing protein → MSNDMTIGKYLTAEELAAFFRQLADAVENGGRDEFACVDDFRKIKISVKNEYGQISLKAKFKSAGPCAPEDGDGGTAKPKYKDLKKRMRGSFKILVKMVHDGAVPPREAVDAFLADAALMVTYPGYGDEYYESFTSVCAEFKAAYDSGDLAGMHAAVDKLVHEKSRCHAKYD
- a CDS encoding amphi-Trp domain-containing protein, whose protein sequence is MAEEKFVFDSLQDCGSIKDFLESLIEGFEKRSINLSTNGNEIHLEPEGLLNFTIKARKKGTENKISIKVSWKDAPAAQSPEDVFLKVR
- a CDS encoding GAK system CofD-like protein, with the protein product MRIRVTRDVTIPDPRKLEQFRRAPELGPSVLFFSGGTALRDTSRELIRYTHNSIHLITPFDSGGSSAIIRKAFAMPAVGDIRNRLMALADQSVKGNPEIYNLFTHRLPKDAERDALRGELDAMAAGVHPLVRRIPDPMRKLIRNHFYEFMERMPEAFDLRGASVGNLVLTAGYLSNRRQLDPVIYLFSKLVQVCGVVRPTVNKDLHLAVRLRDGRTVVGQHLITGKESAPLASPVEDIWLTSSLEARDPVRAPIRNKVREWIGKADLICYPPGSFYSSVMANLLADGVGRAVAANTCPKVFVPSTGVDPETPGMSVADRADALCRRLRADAGTDAGGEVLGYVLVDSKHGRYPGGIDKKRLEEREFTVMDGPLVTAQSAPYIDGRVLSEFLLSLC
- a CDS encoding Gfo/Idh/MocA family oxidoreductase; protein product: MKAIRIGVLSTAKIGRTKVIPGMQRAKRCEVAAICSRNGEAARRAAEELNIPKAYDSYDKLLSDPDIDAVYIPLPNHLHVEWTLKAMARDKHVLCEKPLGLNAAEVNRLINAAAMHPDIKVMEAFMYRFHPQWVETGRLVSEGAIGKPTSIQSFFSYFNDDPANIRNKADMGGGGLMDIGCYQVSLSRLLFNAQPGRVLGWMDTDPEFGTDRTFSGMLDFGGRLSTFTCSTQLAPYQRVNVLGEAGRIEILIPFNAPPDAPTEILLQGNDGVRTVTFAPCDQYTLQAEAFAEAVLEDRPVPISLMDTFANQHTMDALFKSAGTRQWEHC
- a CDS encoding PhoU domain-containing protein, producing MITFEGLDENFKFIVYEVENQARSTQKFMDAPSRKRYAKITSRDDYIDNLKTIIENKCYSRIHADQTLDKRALNKIRAIQVICVNLEKIADYFVNIVKQMQYLDDQSFVQRYDYTEVFEIMLSRLGAILDAYHGEDMSKALYICKAEPMLDDVYKVRFDRVMNEMGMGRDAQSLVTVLFIFRYFERVGDALLNIGEAVIFSLLGERIKIEQFEALQQTLTKSGFSDSFSDIDFSAIWGTRSGCRIGKVESREADLTPEEKKQGSIYKEGNLEKIRKERESIQRWKQLFPNLVADIYGFHEEADKGSMLVEFLNGCTLDEVILSGDDELVRNALFILENTVLETWSKTMVELPVKTNYIRQIQSRLEGVLQTHPEFWRAPKCLGAAEVPSSESLLSACADIEDEMEAPFSVFIHGDFNINNVVYNHEAQQIHYIDLYRSRDFDYVQDASVFLVSNFRVPLFDTEHRARINAVIRQFLGFIRGFAGRHDDPTVEARLAFALARSFYTSTRFELNFKFAKEMYNRSMFLLEKIHHYRGGDWKRFTLPEDILYY
- a CDS encoding HprK-related kinase B; translation: MKLTGTTRRELASAVKTACPAARTLFLNLGGCRIRVNSSTDALNDALADYFKEFLTGEGEPQITLSAHQTPAPESDLAFNVKQPDPGKTRIKEEWIDLPDGRMVKKRLTGMLFLFGQGENVAVGPCRENVNQVINFVNNRFIEWKLNQGGFLGHAAGVRSGKRGISLAGFSGAGKSTLALHLMSKGATFISNDRVMVERDGEGLTMYGVAKQPRINPGTALNNPDLHCVVEPELRGRFLSLPKDELWGLEHKYDALIDECYGPGRFELRCPMNALIILNWTRDDTPLRAGMADPHERRDLLPAFMKSTGLFYLPDDPARRGDPDEDAYADLLAGADLIEIAGGVDFDRASEVCLHYMKTGRLPAD
- a CDS encoding 5'-nucleotidase C-terminal domain-containing protein, yielding MLRHLTRFVLAAVLLFHSIAAFAFDVTLLHVNDSHSYLDATSETIAPRGVAAYVRMGGWARLGQAVKAVRAERPNVLLLHAGDAVQGGLYFLKFNGRPEMELLDRLGFDAFELGNHEFDRGASFLAGMLAHTKVPVLCANLHASDEPALAARVKPYVIVEKGGERIGIIGLLTPEATVISSPGDVEFADETHMAILLARELQARGVNKIVLLTHVGFNEDRRLAATVPGVDVIVGGHSHTLLGSPDGVGALGLHPAAAYPTVVKGADGGDVYVVTAWKWGRMLGRLDLTFDDAGHITHAEARPTLILGDTFKHRNDAGLKVELKGAERDDLLALVAADPEAAVVPADPAIRKFLGPFSQGVEAMRTEVIGEAVLPLPHIRVPGTTDTGESLPRGSLIAPLVCRAMLSRLEATGRPADIALLNAGGVRESVEQGPITVGAAYTLLPFNNSLVLLELTGAQIHRALEVGVDRGGGAFPYVGAARYTADMRRPEGARVLAVDILDHAGNWVPLAPDRTYRVVTNNYLASGGDGYDVLKSAASRCDTGFVDAQAFIRYVERQRMLKPLPISGVTYIPAR
- a CDS encoding amphi-Trp domain-containing protein — protein: MEKQKISVKKVLEYQDAVSYIEDLAKSFKSGTIVVESGEERVVMKPSAQVSIKVEAKAKSDKQKIAFELSWTEAAGAELKIGDAEATPAPAIRPEGGAPALKPEAEPPATKTPAMAPAKSEEAKPPARTEAKSEAGKPAPKKHVPKGATKKSTPKKRPAKPAGNE